One genomic window of Providencia hangzhouensis includes the following:
- a CDS encoding RhoGAP domain-containing protein, whose protein sequence is MNTKSNTNLHPRLKSFNLQPAQPIETVYSERKGVFASIKKIINSCKSFFGFVSNHNFEPINVENVKFRALTEQEKLVNSIISDAVSRNALSPHEVSLLETKLPSVQTLVKILIEKNNALSTEGIFRIPGQETAMQFIKDNINKSNLADLDICSLAGALKSLCSEVNSNFPSEENRISLLMNQHHEDYLNLLKVKVGEIFTEKSENYNALLDSIEKLEFNTFTQQRAQIFEQEVSKAEDLGGCNEHTRKLIRYLLDEITENSSQWKVSVLKHSEVMKSPLAQTLAPLIAGIVKNSDKNKMSAHNLAIAAKALLIPANTFSKNTKPEDIILRENMSAHYFEAIATYMANKY, encoded by the coding sequence ATGAATACTAAATCAAATACAAATCTCCATCCTAGGCTTAAATCGTTTAACCTACAACCAGCCCAACCAATAGAGACTGTATATAGCGAAAGAAAGGGGGTTTTTGCGTCCATAAAGAAAATAATAAATAGCTGCAAAAGTTTCTTTGGTTTCGTCTCAAATCACAATTTCGAACCTATAAATGTAGAAAATGTAAAGTTCAGAGCATTGACAGAACAAGAAAAATTAGTAAACAGTATTATTTCTGATGCCGTTAGCAGAAACGCACTCTCGCCACATGAAGTCTCTCTGTTAGAAACAAAACTACCTAGTGTACAAACACTAGTTAAAATTCTAATTGAAAAAAATAACGCCCTATCAACGGAAGGAATTTTTCGAATTCCAGGTCAAGAAACAGCCATGCAATTTATAAAAGATAATATTAATAAATCAAATTTAGCTGATTTAGATATTTGTAGCTTAGCAGGGGCGTTAAAATCTTTATGCTCTGAAGTAAATAGTAATTTTCCCTCAGAAGAAAATAGAATCAGTTTGCTCATGAATCAACATCACGAAGACTACCTCAATCTGTTGAAAGTTAAAGTAGGAGAAATATTCACAGAAAAATCAGAAAATTACAATGCGTTACTGGATTCAATTGAAAAGTTAGAATTTAACACTTTCACTCAACAAAGAGCACAGATATTCGAACAAGAAGTTTCAAAAGCAGAAGATTTAGGTGGATGTAACGAACATACTAGAAAACTAATTCGCTATCTTTTGGATGAGATCACAGAAAATTCTAGTCAATGGAAAGTTTCGGTATTAAAGCACAGCGAAGTAATGAAATCGCCCTTAGCTCAAACACTAGCCCCTCTAATTGCTGGGATAGTAAAAAACTCAGACAAAAATAAAATGTCTGCACATAATCTCGCTATTGCAGCAAAAGCTCTACTCATACCTGCAAATACCTTTTCAAAGAACACTAAACCAGAAGACATAATTTTAAGAGAAAATATGTCTGCCCATTATTTTGAAGCTATTGCTACTTATATGGCTAATAAATACTAA
- the ihfA gene encoding integration host factor subunit alpha, whose product MALTKAEMSENLFEKLGVSKRDAKDLVETFFEEVRLSLENGEQVKLSGFGNFDLRDKNQRPGRNPKTGEDIPITARRVVTFRPGQKLKSRVEKATPKE is encoded by the coding sequence ATGGCGCTTACTAAAGCTGAAATGTCAGAAAATTTGTTTGAAAAACTGGGTGTTAGCAAACGTGATGCTAAAGACCTTGTCGAAACTTTCTTTGAAGAGGTTCGCCTTTCCTTAGAAAATGGTGAGCAAGTAAAATTATCTGGATTCGGTAACTTTGATTTACGTGATAAAAATCAACGTCCCGGACGTAACCCTAAAACTGGGGAAGATATTCCAATTACTGCCCGCCGTGTTGTTACCTTCCGCCCAGGCCAAAAATTAAAAAGCCGTGTAGAAAAAGCAACTCCGAAAGAGTAA
- the pheT gene encoding phenylalanine--tRNA ligase subunit beta, which yields MKFSELWLREWVNPAISSEALSDQITMAGLEVDGVDAVAGQFHGVVVGEVVECGQHPNADKLRVTKVNVGGERLLDIVCGAPNCRQGLKVAVATVGAVLPGDFKIKAAKLRGEPSEGMLCSYSELGISDDHSGIIELPLDATIGTDIREYLKLDDNAIEISITPNRADCLSILGVARDVAVINKLALNKPAINTVSVTTKDTFPIRVEAPNACPRFLGRVIKNIDVSAPTPMWMKEKLRRGGVRSIDAVVDITNYVLLELGQPQHAYDLDRLDGAIVARMAKEGEKLVLLDGSEATLKSDTLVIADESKALGIAGIFGGEHSGVNTETKNILLECAFFDPLSITGRARNYGLHTDASHRFERGVDPQLQFKAIERATALIVEICGGEVGEIIDVTSEQHLPKAANIKLTRNKLDRLIGHFIEDELVTDILTRLGCKVTVSANTWDVVAPSWRFDMQIEEDLVEEVARVYGYNSIPDVPLRADLTMTNHKEANLPLKRIKAMLVDRGYQEAITYSFVDPKVQALLHPQQDALLLPNPISVDMSAMRLSLLTGLLGTVVYNQNRQQNRIRLFETGLRFIPDNQAEYGIRQEPMLAGVITGNRFEEHWSLDKQVVDFFDLKGDLEAVFELTGKLNQITFKSEAHPALHPGQSAGIYLENEHIGFIGVVHPELERKLDLNGRTVVFEVRSDAIAQRVIPEAKAISRYPSNRRDIAVVVPEDVAAAEVLAECKKVGINHIVGINLFDVYCGEGIADGYKSLAISLVFQDTQRTMEEEEITATVDLCIAALKQRFQASLRD from the coding sequence ATGAAATTCAGTGAACTATGGTTACGCGAATGGGTAAACCCGGCGATCAGTAGTGAAGCATTATCCGACCAAATCACGATGGCGGGTTTGGAAGTTGATGGTGTAGATGCAGTTGCTGGCCAATTTCACGGCGTTGTTGTTGGTGAAGTGGTTGAGTGTGGTCAACACCCAAATGCAGACAAACTGCGCGTTACAAAAGTTAACGTAGGCGGTGAGCGTTTATTAGATATCGTCTGTGGTGCACCAAACTGCCGTCAAGGCCTAAAAGTTGCTGTTGCAACGGTTGGTGCGGTATTACCGGGTGATTTTAAAATTAAAGCGGCAAAACTACGTGGCGAGCCTTCTGAAGGTATGCTGTGTTCTTATTCTGAACTGGGTATTTCTGATGACCACAGTGGCATTATTGAATTGCCACTAGATGCCACTATCGGTACCGATATTCGTGAATATCTAAAGCTTGATGATAATGCGATTGAAATCAGCATTACACCTAACCGTGCAGATTGCTTAAGTATTCTTGGGGTTGCACGTGATGTCGCTGTTATTAATAAATTAGCGCTAAATAAGCCTGCTATTAATACAGTATCTGTGACCACAAAAGATACTTTCCCAATTCGAGTAGAAGCACCTAATGCCTGCCCACGTTTCTTAGGTCGTGTGATCAAAAATATTGATGTGTCAGCGCCAACGCCAATGTGGATGAAAGAAAAGTTGCGTCGTGGTGGCGTCCGTTCTATTGACGCGGTTGTGGATATTACCAACTACGTCTTATTAGAATTGGGTCAGCCTCAACACGCTTATGATCTAGACCGTTTAGATGGTGCTATTGTTGCTCGCATGGCAAAAGAAGGGGAGAAACTAGTTCTCCTTGATGGCAGTGAAGCAACGTTAAAATCAGACACATTAGTGATTGCTGATGAATCAAAAGCACTGGGGATTGCAGGTATTTTTGGCGGTGAACACTCAGGTGTTAATACGGAAACCAAAAATATTTTATTAGAGTGTGCATTCTTCGACCCATTATCGATCACAGGTCGTGCACGTAATTACGGTTTGCACACTGATGCATCTCACCGTTTTGAGCGTGGTGTTGACCCTCAATTACAGTTTAAAGCGATTGAACGTGCTACTGCGCTAATTGTTGAGATTTGTGGTGGTGAAGTCGGTGAAATTATTGATGTAACCAGTGAACAGCATTTACCAAAAGCCGCAAATATTAAACTGACACGCAATAAATTAGACCGTTTGATTGGTCACTTTATTGAAGATGAGTTAGTTACTGATATTTTGACGCGTTTAGGGTGCAAAGTCACGGTTTCTGCTAATACATGGGATGTTGTCGCCCCAAGTTGGCGCTTCGATATGCAAATCGAAGAAGACTTAGTGGAAGAAGTTGCTCGTGTATATGGTTATAACAGCATCCCTGATGTGCCATTACGTGCTGATTTGACCATGACTAACCACAAAGAAGCTAACTTACCTTTAAAACGTATTAAAGCAATGTTAGTTGACCGTGGTTACCAAGAAGCAATCACTTATAGTTTTGTTGACCCTAAAGTTCAAGCTTTACTGCATCCACAACAAGACGCGTTGCTTTTACCTAACCCTATTTCTGTTGATATGTCAGCGATGCGTTTATCGTTACTGACTGGTTTATTAGGAACGGTTGTCTATAATCAAAATCGTCAACAAAATAGAATTCGTTTATTTGAGACAGGTCTGCGCTTTATTCCTGATAATCAAGCAGAATATGGAATTCGCCAAGAACCTATGTTGGCAGGGGTCATTACAGGTAACAGATTTGAAGAACATTGGTCATTAGATAAACAAGTTGTTGACTTCTTTGACTTAAAAGGTGATCTTGAAGCTGTTTTTGAATTGACTGGGAAACTAAATCAAATTACATTTAAATCTGAGGCACATCCTGCATTGCATCCAGGTCAAAGTGCTGGGATTTATCTGGAAAATGAACACATTGGCTTTATTGGTGTAGTTCACCCAGAATTAGAACGCAAACTCGATTTAAATGGTCGTACGGTGGTGTTTGAGGTTCGTAGTGATGCGATAGCACAACGTGTCATCCCTGAAGCTAAGGCGATTTCGCGCTATCCATCGAACCGCCGTGACATCGCTGTTGTCGTGCCAGAAGATGTGGCTGCTGCTGAAGTTTTAGCAGAGTGTAAAAAAGTTGGCATAAATCATATAGTTGGCATAAACTTATTTGATGTGTACTGTGGTGAAGGAATAGCGGATGGCTATAAGAGCCTTGCTATCAGTCTTGTCTTCCAAGATACCCAGCGTACTATGGAAGAAGAAGAGATCACTGCTACCGTTGATCTGTGTATTGCTGCGTTAAAACAGCGATTCCAAGCCTCCTTGAGGGACTAA
- the pheS gene encoding phenylalanine--tRNA ligase subunit alpha — protein MPHLAELVAQAKAAIEQAQDVATLESVRVEYLGKSGHFTLQMKTLRDLPAEERPAAGAVINEAKVQVQDALNARKDAMQAEILNARLVSEKIDVSLPGRRMENGGLHPVTRTIQRIEEFFGELGFSVETGPEIEDDYHNFDALNIPAHHPARADHDTFWFDAKRLLRTQTSGVQIRTMNGQQPPIRIIAPGRVYRNDYDQTHTPMFHQTEGLIVDKDISFTNLKGTLHDFLNNFFEEEVQVRFRPSYFPFTEPSAEVDVMGKNGKWLEVLGCGMVHPNVLRNVGIDPEVYSGFAFGMGMERLTMLRYGVSDLRAFFENDLRFLKQFK, from the coding sequence ATGCCACATCTCGCTGAGTTGGTTGCACAGGCAAAAGCAGCCATTGAACAGGCCCAAGATGTTGCTACGTTGGAATCAGTGCGTGTTGAATATTTAGGCAAGAGCGGCCATTTCACACTACAGATGAAAACGTTGCGTGATCTGCCTGCTGAGGAACGCCCAGCAGCAGGGGCTGTGATAAATGAAGCTAAAGTACAGGTTCAAGATGCACTGAACGCCCGTAAGGACGCGATGCAAGCTGAAATTCTTAATGCACGTCTAGTATCAGAAAAAATTGATGTGTCATTACCTGGGCGTCGTATGGAAAATGGTGGGTTACACCCAGTGACCCGTACAATTCAGCGAATTGAAGAGTTTTTTGGCGAATTAGGTTTCTCTGTTGAAACTGGTCCAGAAATCGAAGATGACTATCATAACTTTGATGCGTTAAATATACCTGCTCACCATCCCGCGCGTGCTGACCATGATACTTTTTGGTTTGATGCAAAACGCTTACTGCGTACGCAAACATCGGGTGTACAAATCCGTACAATGAATGGCCAACAACCACCGATTCGTATCATTGCTCCTGGTCGTGTATATCGTAATGATTACGACCAAACGCATACACCAATGTTCCATCAAACAGAAGGCCTGATTGTTGATAAAGATATCAGCTTTACCAATCTAAAAGGCACATTGCATGATTTCTTGAATAACTTCTTTGAAGAGGAAGTTCAAGTACGTTTCAGACCATCATATTTCCCATTCACCGAACCTTCAGCGGAAGTTGATGTTATGGGTAAAAATGGTAAATGGTTAGAAGTATTAGGCTGCGGAATGGTGCATCCAAATGTATTGCGCAATGTAGGTATTGACCCTGAAGTCTACTCTGGATTTGCCTTTGGTATGGGGATGGAGCGCTTAACAATGCTACGCTACGGTGTTTCTGACCTACGTGCATTCTTCGAAAATGATCTTCGTTTCCTCAAACAGTTTAAATAA
- the pheM gene encoding pheST operon leader peptide PheM: MHSVIFRFFFYFST, translated from the coding sequence ATGCATTCTGTGATTTTTCGTTTCTTTTTTTACTTTAGCACCTGA
- the rplT gene encoding 50S ribosomal protein L20, whose product MARAKRGVIARARHKKILKQAKGYYGARSRVYRVAFQAVIKAGQYAYRDRRQRKRQFRQLWIARINAAARQNGLSYSRFINGLKKASIEIDRKILADIAVFDKAAFTALVEKAKGALA is encoded by the coding sequence ATGGCTCGCGCAAAACGTGGTGTAATCGCCCGTGCACGTCACAAAAAAATTCTGAAGCAAGCGAAAGGTTACTATGGTGCACGTTCACGTGTTTACCGCGTAGCATTTCAAGCGGTAATCAAAGCTGGTCAATACGCTTACCGTGACCGCCGTCAACGTAAACGTCAGTTCCGTCAACTGTGGATCGCACGTATCAACGCTGCGGCTCGTCAGAACGGTCTGTCTTACAGCCGCTTCATCAATGGCTTGAAAAAAGCTTCAATTGAAATCGACCGTAAGATCTTAGCAGACATCGCAGTTTTCGATAAAGCAGCATTCACTGCTTTAGTTGAAAAAGCGAAAGGCGCTTTAGCTTAA
- the rpmI gene encoding 50S ribosomal protein L35 gives MPKIKTVRGAAKRFKKTAGGGFKRKHANLRHILTKKSTKRKRHLRPKGMVSKGDLGLVVACLPYA, from the coding sequence ATGCCAAAGATTAAAACTGTACGTGGCGCAGCAAAGCGCTTTAAAAAAACTGCAGGTGGTGGCTTTAAGCGTAAGCATGCAAACCTTCGTCACATCCTGACTAAAAAGTCAACTAAGCGTAAACGCCATTTACGTCCGAAAGGAATGGTATCTAAGGGCGATCTGGGTCTGGTAGTTGCTTGCCTGCCTTACGCATAA
- the infC gene encoding translation initiation factor IF-3, with protein sequence MKGGKRIPTTRPNRINDEIRVPEVRLTGLDGEQLGIMSAREALEKAEEAGVDLVEISPNAEPPVCRIMDYGKFLYEKSKSQKEQKKKQKVVQVKEIKFRPGTDEGDYQVKLRNLTRFLEDGDKAKVTLRFRGREMAHQQIGLEMLNRIKADLEELASVESFPSRIEGRQMIMVLAPKKK encoded by the coding sequence ATTAAAGGCGGAAAAAGAATCCCAACAACACGTCCAAATCGTATCAATGATGAAATTCGTGTTCCAGAGGTCCGTTTAACGGGTTTAGACGGTGAACAGTTAGGCATCATGAGCGCACGCGAAGCGCTTGAAAAAGCTGAAGAAGCAGGTGTAGACCTAGTAGAAATCAGCCCAAATGCTGAACCGCCAGTTTGTCGTATCATGGATTACGGCAAATTCCTTTATGAGAAGAGCAAATCTCAAAAAGAGCAAAAAAAGAAACAAAAAGTTGTTCAGGTGAAGGAAATTAAATTCCGCCCTGGTACAGATGAAGGTGATTATCAGGTCAAACTACGCAACCTGACTCGCTTTCTGGAAGATGGTGATAAAGCTAAAGTTACACTGCGTTTTCGCGGTCGTGAAATGGCTCACCAGCAGATCGGTCTGGAAATGCTTAACCGCATCAAAGCTGACCTGGAAGAACTGGCATCCGTGGAGTCTTTCCCTTCAAGAATTGAAGGACGTCAGATGATCATGGTGCTGGCACCGAAGAAGAAATAA
- the infC gene encoding translation initiation factor IF-3 — protein sequence MKGGKKLPTARPNRINDEIRATEIRVTGLDGEQLGVMSVREALFKAEEAGVDLVEISPNAEPPVCRIMDYGKYLYEKSKSQKEQKKKQKVVQVKEIKFRPGTDEGDYQVKLRSLIRFLEDGDKAKVTLRFRGREMAHQQIGLEVLNRIKTDLDELASVESFPSRIEGRQMIMVLAPKKK from the coding sequence ATTAAAGGCGGAAAAAAACTCCCAACGGCGCGCCCAAATCGTATTAACGATGAAATTCGCGCAACAGAAATCCGTGTCACTGGTTTAGACGGTGAGCAACTTGGTGTAATGAGTGTGCGTGAAGCCCTCTTTAAAGCAGAAGAAGCAGGTGTCGACTTAGTCGAAATCAGCCCAAATGCTGAGCCACCAGTTTGTCGTATCATGGACTACGGTAAATATCTTTATGAGAAAAGCAAATCTCAAAAAGAACAAAAGAAAAAACAAAAAGTTGTTCAAGTGAAGGAAATTAAATTCCGTCCGGGAACAGACGAAGGCGACTACCAAGTTAAACTACGTAGTTTAATTCGCTTTTTGGAAGATGGTGACAAAGCTAAGGTGACACTGCGTTTCCGTGGTCGCGAAATGGCTCACCAACAGATTGGCTTAGAAGTGCTTAACCGCATCAAAACCGATCTGGATGAACTGGCATCAGTAGAATCATTCCCATCAAGGATTGAAGGACGCCAGATGATCATGGTATTGGCACCAAAGAAAAAATAA
- the thrS gene encoding threonine--tRNA ligase, which translates to MPVITLPDGSQRQFDHPVSVMDVARDIGAGLAKACIAGRINGERVDACEIIEHDANVSIITSKDEDGLEIIRHSCAHLLGHAIKQLWPNTKMAIGPTIDNGFYYDVDLDHMLTQEDLEKLEKRMLELAKTDYDVVKKRVSWSEARETFVARGEDYKVEILDQNISQDDRPGLYHHEEYVDMCRGPHVPNMRFCHHFKLQKVAGAYWRGNSDNKMLQRIYGTAWADKKQLAAYLLRLEEAAKRDHRKIGKQLDLYHMQEEAPGMAFWHNDGWTIFRELETFVRTKLKAYNYQEVKGPFMMDRVLWEKTGHWDNYKDAMFTTSSENREYCVKPMNCPGHVQIFNQGLKSYRDLPLRMAEFGSCHRNEPSGALHGLMRVRGFTQDDAHIFCTEEQILSEVTSCIEMIYDVYATFGFEKIVVKLSTRPEKRIGTDEMWDRAEEDLANALKSKGIEFEYQPGEGAFYGPKIEFTLYDCLDRAWQCGTVQLDFFLPGRLTASYVGENNERIVPVMIHRAVLGSLERFIGILTEEYAGFFPTWLAPQQVVVMNITDSQADYVQELVSKLQSVGIRAKADLRNEKIGFKIREHTLRRVPYMLVCGDKEVESGKVAVRTRRGKDLGSLDVNEFMTKLLEEIRSRQLNQMEE; encoded by the coding sequence ATGCCTGTTATTACTCTTCCTGATGGAAGTCAGCGTCAGTTTGACCACCCCGTTTCTGTGATGGATGTTGCTCGTGACATCGGCGCAGGTTTAGCTAAAGCCTGTATTGCAGGACGAATTAATGGCGAACGTGTCGATGCATGTGAAATAATTGAACATGATGCAAACGTATCCATTATTACGAGTAAAGATGAAGACGGACTCGAAATTATTCGTCACTCTTGTGCTCACCTGTTAGGTCATGCAATTAAACAACTATGGCCAAACACGAAAATGGCGATTGGCCCTACTATCGATAATGGTTTTTACTATGATGTCGATTTAGACCATATGCTGACGCAGGAAGACTTGGAAAAGCTTGAAAAGCGTATGCTTGAGCTTGCCAAAACAGATTATGATGTGGTGAAAAAACGCGTTTCTTGGAGCGAAGCTCGTGAAACTTTCGTTGCCCGTGGCGAAGACTATAAAGTTGAAATTTTAGATCAAAATATTAGCCAAGATGACCGCCCTGGTTTATATCATCACGAAGAATATGTTGATATGTGTCGTGGTCCACACGTACCGAATATGCGTTTTTGCCACCATTTTAAATTACAGAAAGTGGCTGGCGCATACTGGCGTGGTAACAGCGATAACAAAATGCTGCAACGTATTTACGGCACCGCATGGGCCGATAAAAAACAATTAGCGGCCTATTTATTACGTTTAGAAGAAGCAGCTAAGCGTGACCACCGTAAAATTGGTAAACAATTAGATTTATACCATATGCAAGAAGAAGCGCCGGGTATGGCATTCTGGCATAATGACGGTTGGACAATTTTCCGTGAGCTGGAAACCTTTGTACGCACTAAACTGAAAGCTTATAACTATCAAGAAGTTAAAGGCCCATTCATGATGGATCGCGTGCTGTGGGAAAAAACAGGTCACTGGGATAACTATAAAGACGCGATGTTTACGACTTCTTCTGAAAACCGTGAATATTGTGTGAAACCAATGAACTGCCCAGGTCACGTACAGATTTTCAACCAAGGTTTGAAATCATACCGTGACTTACCATTGCGTATGGCAGAGTTTGGTAGCTGTCACCGTAATGAGCCGTCAGGTGCACTGCACGGCTTAATGCGTGTGCGTGGCTTTACTCAAGATGATGCACATATCTTCTGTACTGAAGAGCAAATCTTAAGCGAAGTAACTAGCTGTATTGAAATGATTTATGATGTTTACGCAACTTTCGGTTTCGAAAAGATTGTCGTAAAACTATCAACCCGTCCTGAAAAACGTATCGGTACTGACGAGATGTGGGATAGGGCGGAAGAAGACTTAGCGAATGCACTGAAATCAAAAGGTATTGAGTTTGAATACCAACCAGGTGAAGGCGCATTTTATGGTCCGAAAATCGAGTTTACACTGTACGACTGCCTTGACCGTGCATGGCAATGTGGTACTGTCCAGTTAGACTTCTTCTTACCGGGCCGTTTAACAGCTTCCTATGTAGGTGAAAATAACGAACGTATCGTTCCTGTTATGATCCACCGTGCAGTGTTAGGTTCACTAGAACGCTTCATTGGTATCTTAACAGAAGAGTATGCAGGCTTTTTCCCAACATGGTTAGCACCACAGCAAGTGGTTGTAATGAACATTACTGATAGCCAAGCAGATTATGTTCAAGAATTAGTAAGCAAGCTGCAAAGTGTTGGCATTCGTGCGAAAGCGGACTTACGTAACGAGAAAATCGGCTTTAAGATCCGTGAACACACGCTGCGTCGTGTCCCTTACATGTTAGTATGTGGTGATAAAGAAGTTGAATCAGGTAAAGTTGCTGTACGTACCCGTCGTGGTAAAGACTTAGGCAGCCTTGATGTCAACGAATTCATGACAAAACTGCTTGAAGAGATCCGCAGTCGTCAACTCAATCAGATGGAGGAATAA
- a CDS encoding methyltransferase family protein — translation MNIFKLPLLNWLVANGVAVYFLSKQGLLDWTFSGWMGILGILIALESVSWVATSLYYFYKHKTSPNPTVKATHLVTNGPYRFSRNPMYLAFTSMSLALAFFSHSPYFLVAGLVFWLITDLYTIPQEERFLSASFKNEWEKYSKQTRRWL, via the coding sequence ATGAATATATTTAAATTGCCATTATTGAATTGGTTAGTCGCTAATGGGGTCGCTGTATATTTTCTTTCCAAGCAAGGTCTTTTAGACTGGACGTTTTCTGGTTGGATGGGAATTTTAGGTATATTAATTGCACTGGAGAGTGTGAGTTGGGTCGCGACAAGCCTTTACTACTTTTATAAACATAAAACATCACCAAATCCTACGGTTAAGGCAACGCATTTAGTGACTAACGGGCCTTACCGATTTTCACGTAATCCAATGTATTTAGCTTTTACATCAATGAGCTTGGCTTTAGCTTTCTTTTCACATTCTCCTTATTTTTTGGTCGCAGGGTTAGTATTTTGGCTGATTACTGATTTATACACGATCCCACAGGAAGAACGTTTTTTATCTGCATCATTTAAGAATGAGTGGGAAAAATATAGCAAACAAACGAGACGTTGGTTATAG
- the fos gene encoding fosfomycin resistance glutathione transferase: protein MLNGINHLTLAVTDLEKSIGFYQSLLGMKLHASWKKGAYISCGDLWLCLSLDITRQFSSPEKTDYTHYAFNVDAKDFLIVVDRLMQANVIVWKENKSEGDSFYFLDPDGHKLELHVGGLLQRLKSCQEKPYEEMKFY from the coding sequence ATGTTAAACGGAATCAACCATTTAACTTTAGCTGTAACTGATTTAGAAAAAAGTATTGGTTTTTATCAATCACTACTTGGTATGAAGTTACATGCGAGTTGGAAAAAGGGCGCCTATATTTCCTGTGGCGATTTATGGTTATGTTTATCATTAGATATAACTCGCCAATTTTCGTCCCCAGAAAAAACGGATTACACACACTATGCCTTTAACGTTGATGCGAAAGACTTTCTTATCGTTGTTGATAGGCTAATGCAAGCAAATGTCATTGTCTGGAAAGAAAATAAAAGTGAAGGAGATTCTTTTTACTTTCTTGATCCAGATGGCCACAAATTAGAATTGCATGTAGGCGGCTTATTACAGCGCTTAAAGAGCTGCCAAGAAAAACCGTATGAAGAAATGAAATTTTATTAA
- a CDS encoding MarC family NAAT transporter — translation MTNFLELFQAVGIGLVLLLPLANPLTAIAVMLSISANMTKEQRDHQSLLASIYVFAIMTIAFYAGQLVMNTFGISIPGLRIAGGLIVAFIGFGMLFPSSDVGEDPTANALDDPNVPKKRQESPSIAFVPLAMPSTAGPGTIAMIISSTASLQGNVSFAPWVLKVAPVITFFIASLIVWIGLRGATSIMRWLGNSGIDAIARVMGFLLICMGVQFVINGIVEIVAQLPHLMREYQ, via the coding sequence ATGACAAATTTTCTTGAGCTATTTCAAGCCGTTGGTATTGGTCTGGTACTGTTACTTCCTCTCGCCAACCCTTTAACTGCAATTGCAGTCATGTTAAGCATCTCTGCTAATATGACAAAAGAGCAGCGTGACCATCAATCGTTATTGGCTTCTATTTATGTATTCGCAATCATGACAATCGCTTTTTATGCAGGCCAATTAGTCATGAACACATTTGGAATATCAATACCAGGACTGCGAATTGCAGGCGGGCTAATTGTGGCATTTATTGGATTTGGCATGCTGTTTCCTAGCAGTGATGTTGGGGAAGACCCAACCGCCAATGCCCTTGATGATCCAAATGTCCCTAAAAAACGCCAAGAATCACCTAGCATTGCCTTTGTTCCTCTTGCTATGCCAAGTACCGCAGGCCCTGGTACTATTGCTATGATCATCAGCTCCACTGCATCATTACAAGGTAATGTTAGTTTTGCCCCATGGGTTTTAAAAGTCGCCCCCGTAATTACCTTTTTTATTGCAAGTCTCATCGTTTGGATTGGTTTAAGAGGCGCAACTTCTATTATGAGGTGGCTAGGAAATAGCGGTATTGATGCAATCGCACGGGTGATGGGATTTTTATTAATCTGTATGGGAGTGCAATTTGTAATCAACGGAATTGTTGAAATTGTCGCGCAACTCCCACACTTAATGCGTGAATATCAATAA